One stretch of Oncorhynchus keta strain PuntledgeMale-10-30-2019 chromosome 18, Oket_V2, whole genome shotgun sequence DNA includes these proteins:
- the LOC118374951 gene encoding tripartite motif-containing protein 42-like has protein sequence MLGTDSESGCWLRLRSSKMHNNPKAKHTGKEEIGSQDAQTKAELDPVTRCLALHLCCPACDTLLLQPVSLPCGHCLCRPCLEGVRKKTPSSKASNAEQPQPCSQCPRCLVHYSLQPGESWHFPENLLLANVAEQLLERLEGLRRVKQPRNTRAKKIPLRVIACEICCKQREAQRYCHTCGLNFCAKCLRKLHGKRAFQVHVLTEPVESGCRDPCPTHHDRSLSHCCLDDGALGCQGCMEQGHQGHDVSLVHEARAHMEVGIHNSLEQAWKVKSQCEADMVSMDQLRARTDSDGTELRRRVREGFLSLRNVLLDQEALLLSHLDNLTSSTCSGAIDFLQTSAPLLGSLTGLEMISEQALLEPNTVAFLTGAMALTQRLQRVNGHIHRPALTLQQGEPFKGVKMDFDALFRDLQALLGTHLHWKSPEVAAVVSVATSMEADVLEGCCEVVQLPSCPGTPHRSLADSPRSPRTPRSHRKLVMEEQLGLSAGDCSDKERYLLPRPPIIYQHIVSGATVEIFWMLPMGEEVETFDIHFQDAVTVGMAMEEGKGVVLVGLKTCNLQTAGLCLNTHYLFRARSVNSHGAGEWSSSYRVNTECQGDEAKAAVTQEI, from the exons ATGCTTGGTACTGATTCTGAATCCGGCTGTTGGCTGCGCTTGAGGTCTTCGAAGATGCACAACAACCCCAAAGCCAAACACACAGGAAAGGAGGAGATAGG CTCTCAGGATGCCCAGACAAAAGCTGAGCTTGACCCAGTGACCCGCTGCCTGGCTCTCCACCTGTGCTGCCCAGCCTGTGacactctcctcctccagcctgtGTCTCTGCCCTGTGGCCACTGTCTCTGTCGGCCCTGCCTGGAAGGCGTCCGCAAGAAGACGCCCAGCAGCAAGGCTTCTAATGCCGAGCAACCTCAGCCCTGCTCCCAGTGCCCCCGCTGCCTGGTCCACTACTCCCTCCAGCCCGGCGAGTCCTGGCACTTCCCAGAGAACCTTCTCCTGGCTAACGTGGCTGAGCAGCTCCTGGAAAGGCTTGAGGGCCTGAGGCGGGTGAAGCAACCCAGAAACACCCGTGCCAAGAAGATACCCCTGAGGGTGATCGCCTGCGAGATCTGCTGTAAGCAGCGTGAGGCCCAGCGCTACTGCCACACCTGCGGCCTCAACTTCTGTGCCAAGTGCCTGAGAAAACTCCATGGCAAACGGGCATTCCAGGTCCACGTGCTGACGGAGCCCGTGGAGAGCGGGTGCCGCGATCCGTGCCCCACCCACCATGACCGCTCCCTGTCCCACTGTTGCCTTGACGACGGAGCTCTGGGGTGCCAGGGGTGCATGGAACAGGGGCACCAGGGACATGATGTGTCACTAGTCCACGAGGCCCGCGCCCACATGGAGGTGGGCATCCACAATTCCCTAGAGCAGGCTTGGAAGG TGAAGTCCCAGTGTGAagctgacatggtgtccatggaCCAGTTGAGGGCCCGGACGGACTCCGACGGCACCGAGCTAAGACGCCGTGTACGCGAgggcttcctgtctctccgtaATGTTCTGCTAGACCAGGAGGCATTGCTGCTCTCACACCTGGACAACCTGACCTCCAGCACCTGCAGCGGAGCCATTGACTTCCTCCAGACCTCTGCCCCACTCCTGGGCTCCCTGACTGGGCTGGAGATGATCTCTGAACAGGCCCTCCTGGAGCCCAACACCGTGGCCTTCCTGACCGGGGCCATGGCTCTAACCCAGCGGCTGCAGAGGGTCAACGGGCACATTCATCGCCCTGCCCTGACTCTCCAGCAGGGGGAGCCCTTCAAGGGGGTGAAGATGGACTTTGATGCCCTCTTTAGGGACCTGCAGGCCCTGCTGGGGACCCACCTCCACTGGAAGAGCCCCGAAGTGGCTGCAGTGGTTTCTGTGGCGACCAGCATGGAGGCAGACGTTTTGGAGGGGTGCTGCGAGGTGGTGCAGCTGCCGTCATGCCCAGGGACCCCCCACCGCTCCCTGGCGGACTCACCCCGAAGCCCCCGGACCCCCAGGAGCCACAGGAAGCTGGTGATGGAGGAACAGCTGGGCCTGTCAGCTGGGGACTGCAGCGATAAGGAACGCTATCTGCTGCCCAGGCCCCCCATCATCTACCAGCACATCGTCAGTGGAGCCACTGTGGAG ATCTTCTGGATGCTGCCCATGGGCGAGGAGGTGGAGACCTTTGACATCCACTTCCAGGATGCTGTTACCGTGGGGATGGCcatggaggaggggaagggagtggtCCTGGTGGGGCTGAAGACCTGCAACCTGCAGACGGCCGGGCTCTGCCTAAACACACACTACCTGTTCCGGGCACGCTCTGTCAACAGCCACGGGGCCGGGGAGTGGAGCTCCTCCTACAGA GTGAACACCGAGTGCCAGGGAGATGAGGCCAAGGCAGCCGTGACACAGGAAATCTAA